ATCTCAGTTAATAGCCTATAGTCCTGTTCGTAGTCAAGGACCCATCGATGATGGTGTAGACCTTTGAAGAGTTCAAGACAACCTATCCGAAAAAGTTCGGGATGCCTTTGCATATATGGTGTGATATGTTCTCTATCAGATGGTCGTTCTGTGTTTTCCCAGGCCTTTTTGAGTGTAGGATAAGAAAAGACGGTTACATCTAGCCCAGTTGGGAATTCTCCCCCAAGATAACAAAAATCGTAATTTCCTCTAAAATAATATGTAATCACTGCATCAACTACATTAGGCTCTACAACAGGGCAATCGGCCATGATTCTAACAATATGCTGCAAATTATACTTCGTAGCTGCTCGAAAGAATCTATCCAAAGGGTCCTCTTCTCTGCCTCTGAATATTGTAACGTCGAGGTTTTCAAATAATCTCATAATGGCTTCATCTCTTTTATTGATAGTAGTTGCAATGATAATCTTTTTGATATTCATGCAATGCTTTATCCTTTCATAAACATGCACAATGACGGGTTTGCCAGCCAAAGGAAGCAGAACTTTACCAGGTAATCTGGTGGAACCAAGGCGAGCTTGAAGAATGGCTGTGACTCCTTTATCGCTTTCGAGCGACTCTGCGTCTGGCAAAAATTGAGCAGATTTTGGCATATTCTCGTAATTATAGCAATGGTTCGTTGAAGAATTCAGTGCCACATACTCTACACTTGTTTATGGGCATAATATCATTTTCACTTTGATAAGACATAAATCAATATTTTTATCGCAGATAAAATCTGCTCCTACAAGGGCGAACACAGAGGTTCGCCTCTACATTTATGACATTTCAAGACGAAAATGATATAAAATACTCCTTTATTCATCATCAATAATCGGAATCAGCATATTCTCTTTGAATTCTTTCCGGTCCAGAAACGGCGCCATGTCCTCTAACGGCCTGGAAACAAAGCTGCCGTCCTTTTTCTGGTATGAAGATACTTTCGGCGCAGTAACATGTTCATAAGATAATACTACTTCACAAATTACTGGGCCCTCCATATATAATACTTGTCGGACTTTCTCTCTAATATCCTTATGAGAATTCAATTGTATAGAAGGGATTCCAAAACTATCTGCAATTTTCCTTACATTGGGCAATGTTAAACCACTTGCAGGGTCACTAGCCACAAGACGACCTTTAAAGTAATTATTTTGAGTTGCACGTATGGAGGCATAACCTTGATTATTTAAGACAAAAAATTTTATCGGTAGGTTTAATCTCTTTACAGTTTCCAATTCCTGCATATTCAAACAAAATCCACCGTCACCCTCAATGCATACGGTTCTTTTCCTACCACTTGCAATACACCCACCAATACTTGCAGGTATCCCAAATCCCATTGGACCAAGTCCTTCACTGTTAAATATCCGCATCCCTTCTTTTACTCTGAATGCCTGCATAGTTACTTCGCTACATGCCCCTGAACTTCCGGGTATTAACAAATCATTTTCAGACATTTCATCAGATAAAACATCAACCAGTACATAGTTATTTACATGCCCTTCTTGTTTCCAATATTCAGGCAACACGACAGGATACTTTGCCTGCCACTCTTTACATTTTTTTAACCAGTTAGTTCTATCAATGAGTTCTATTTTATCCCTCTGTTTGATAAATTCTTGAATAAACGCTTTCGCATCACTGCAAATAGGTACATCAATAGGCATATCCATTTTATTGATTTCATTTGAATCAATGTCGACCATCACTTTTTTTGCACCCCGTGCAAAATTCCTATGATTATATCCTGTTTGCCCAAAGTCAAGACGTGCCCCAATGATTAAGATGAAATCTGAATTTTGTTGACTAAAATTGGCGCCCCGTTGACCAACAGCACCGGGCCGCCCTGCAAAAAGCTTATGTGTCTCTGGAATAAAATCAATTGCTTTCCAGGTTGTCAGAACAGGCACCTGCAAAATCTCTATAAGCTTCAAGAAATCTTCTATACCATCAGCAAGTCTTACACCGTTCCCAACCAGCATTACTGGCCTCTCAGATTGATTTAATAACTGGATTGTTTTACTTACTTGCTGTCTGAGTAAATCTAAATTTGTTGGTTGCTCTATTTCGTCTGGTTTAAATCCAACTAACTTTTTTTCGTCAATCATCATTGCTTGAACATCCAGTGGAATATCAATCCATACAGGGCCGGGTCTTCTATTTTTTGCAAGATAAGTCGCTTTCTCTAAATGGTATCGGATAGTTGACGGCTCTTTCACAGTAACAGCATATTTTGTAATTGGAGATACAAGTCTTACAATATCAATTTCCTGAAATCCCATTTGTCTAACACCTCTATCTCCAACCATATCAGACCGCTTTACTTGTCCAGAGATGAATATACATGAAGTTGAGTCAAGCCAGGCAGCTGCAACACCTGTGATTGTATTCGTGCCTCCAGGACCGCTGGTAACAAGAGCAACCCCAAAATTATTCGTGTATTGTCCATATGCGTCTGCAGCAATAGCACAGGCCTGTTCATGAAGATTACATATATAATCCAAATTTGGATTTCTCCCCAACGAATCTACAAGATGCATACAAGCGCCACCCGGAAGCATAAAAACATGTTTTACACCAATACTCTCAATAAAATTGAAAACGAAATCTGAAAGCTTGATTAATTTTTTATTCACTATGTAATTTCTGTTAACAAATCTAAAATCTCAGGTAGAGTCAATTCACCATTATTCCATGGTTGAGAAACCAAATATGATTGTATTCCTAATTTCCTTGCACCTTCAACATCTTTGGTTTCGTCATCAATAAAAAAATCCACTTTACCAAACCAATCTAAATATTCTACTTTACTTTTATCATAGATTGGCATGTATGTATTTGGACGACTGGATGGTATGAAACTAATTGTCCTTATCCATTTTCCAAAATGCCACAAAACCCATTCCACTGCTGCAGCAACCGTATGTTTTGGCCTTGTAGTCAATGCTATATGTCTAAAGTCCTCACCGTATTTTTTAAACCACCTTACTACATTTTCATCTGGTTTCATGGCCTTTGCTTTATTCGAGTTTCTGTAAGCATCTAATAGTTTAAAATAATCCTCTTTTCCCAATCCCAACAGGTCATTTGGTGGATTAATTGTTAGATTTTGATAACTCAAGTGGCAATCCGGATTCGAGGGCAGCCAGCTATTTTCTAACCAGGACCTCGTTAAGTCATTTAACACATCATCAATATCCCATACAATCGTTTTCATTGCCCATTTAGTAATTTAAACTATTCCATCCAATAGGTTAGATAGGTTTTACGATTCTTATTCTTTAATATCGTTTTATCAGTATAATAAGAATCCTCATTATAATGCGTAGATGAGATTTCTTCAATTATGGCACCTGTTTTTGTTGCGAAACTATGTCTTACACCACGTTTTATTGTTATAACATCCCCTGAACTGTATTTTTGTTCTTTTCCATCAAGACTCAACAAAATATCACCATAAAGGATGACAAAGGTTTCTTCTTTCTCTTTATGATATTGCTCAGGATGTTTTTGGTTAGGTAAAACGATAATTAATTTTTTACAATATTCACGATTAACCACTGTAATCATAGTAACTCCATATTCATCAAAACGGTCAACTCCATAATGATGGGAAATCTCCAAACTTGCTTTACCAGGGACAATCACTTTTCCTTTCTTTAATAATTTTTTTACCTTTTGCACAATTGAATAAATTTTTTCCCTTGTTTCTGTCACTTTAACATTTTCAAACATTATCGGCTCATTGATATTGAAATCCTTCTCCGCATTATATTCAGTGTACTTGGACATATCATTGGCAACCAGTTGATTATCCTGATTAGGGAATGCAAAAAATGTATTTGATAAATCTATCCTTTCTCCTTTTAAAATCCTCTTACTTGCAAAAACGCCACGTCTAAATTGTCTAAGGTCAGCCAGTTCCTTTTTAGTAAACTTTGCCCTTTCACCACAAATACCACACATTTGAAAAGCTAAATTGGCTGACTTCAACCATTGTGCAATTTGCTCTGGAGTCGCTGAATAAGCATTTTTTGGAAACTCATCTGTCTCAACGGCGACATGCTTCTCAAATATACTCGCACCTTTGGCTATAGCAATTTTTATGGCATCCATATTGTTAGGATCTTCATGAGTTGAAAACCCAACCGTTATATCAGGATATCGTTTTATAAATAAATCAATTTGATTTAATTGTAAATTTTCTGCCTTCGTGGGATACTCTCCAACACAATGCATAATTGCCAGTTGTTTTTCTCTATGCTGGAAAAAACTAACTACTTTATCAATTTCATCCAAAGATGAACCAGCTGTTGAAGCAATAATCGGTTTGTCCGATTTAGCAATTCTCTCCAATAAAGGCCAATCAGTAAAGGAACAGCTGCCAATTTTAATAATATCAAAACCATGTTTTTCTATCAAATCAACTGAATTCTTATCAAAAGGTGTGCAAATTGAGACAAAACCAAGATTAGTAATTTCATTTTTTAACCTCTTAAATTGATTTTCAGTAAGTCGTGTTTCTTGAAAACGTTTGATATACTTTATATCGGTTCTGTTCTTAAAATCTGGATGGATAAATGTATCTAAATGCCGATACTGAAGTTTAAATCCAAAATTGAAGTCAAAATTCTTACTGACCTTATGTATCTCTCTAATAATCCTTAAGCCATGTTCAACACTTCCCATATGGTTATTAGCCATCTCAAAAATAAACAAGTTATGAAAAATATTATCCCTTACTTTCATTTGTGATCTCCTTTATATTCGTATAATTATATGCTTCATTGCTTCAGCATTTCTCCATATCTGAAATGTAATCATTTATTTGGGCAACACAAATATCATATAAATCATCTTTGTCACTCTTTTTATACCACTCAACTGTCTTTTCAATACATTTTTCAATACTCCATATAGGACTCCAATTTAGATAGGTTCGTGCTTTGTTTATATCTAAAGTTAAAGTTTTTATCTCATGGGGAGATTCGTCTGGAGCAGTCCTCCAACTCCCTTGACCGTATTTTTTTATAAATAGTTCCACTAATTTTCTTACTGTAATTATTGAATCGCTATTTGGGCCAAAATTCCATGCCCCACAATATTTTTTTGGCTTTTCATACATTTTTGAACCCAAAAGTAAATAGCCCCATAATGGCTCCAGCACATGTTGCCATGGCCGGATAGCATCAGGGTTTCTTACCTCAATTGGTTCCCCTTTTTTAAATGCCCTTACACAATCAGGGATGATTCTATGTTTTCGCCAGTCGCCACCACCAATCACATTGCCTGACCTTACGGAAGATAAACTTTTTGCGTGCTTTTCAAATTCTTGAGGATTAAAAAATGAATTCCTGTAAGCAGCAGTCACAAGTTCAGAACATCCCTTACTGGAACTATAAGGGTCATATCCTCCCATTGGATCATTTTCACGGTATCCCCAGACCCACCCCTTGTTATCATAACATTTGTCACTGGTCACATTTATGATAACTTTCACTGAATTAGTCTGGTGAGCTGCCTCAAAGATATTGACTGTTCCTAATATATTAGTCTCATATGTTTCTCTGGGATTTTTATAAGATTCTATAACTAAGGATTGAGCAGCAAGATGAAAAACGAACTCTGGTTTATATTTATCAAAGACAGCTTTTAGTTTTTTGTAATCTCTCACATCTCCAATAATATGGGTAATCTTCTCTTTTAGATTAGTAACAACAAAATTATCATCCTTTGTATAAGGCTCCAATGCATATCCTATAACATTTGCACCAAGCTCCTTCAACCAAATGGAAAGCCAAGACCCCTTAAAGCCAGTGTGCCCTGTTACTAAAACAACTTTATTTTTGTAAGAATTGTTGAACATTGGTGTAATCCGTGGCCTCCTCAATCGCTAGGTTGCCATGGTATCTTACCACTTTCCCAAATTTCGTTCAATAATAAATAATCACGATATGTATCCATACATTGCCAGAAGCCATCATGGTGGTAAACTTTTAATTGCTTCTCTCTCGCTAATCGCTCAAGAGGTTCTTTCTCAAAAACACAATTATCATCTGATGTTAGATATTTAAAGAGTTCTTTACGAAATACCATAAACCCACCATTTATATCACCCTCTAAACCATGGACTTTTGGCTTCTCCCTAAATTCTATAACATCATTGCCCTTTGTAATTAATTCTCCCCAACGAGTAGGTGGATTTATACCAATAAGGGTTCCAATAGCTCCATGACTCATATGGAACTTGACTAATTTATTCAAATTTACATCTCCTAATCCATCTCCATAAGTAACCATAAAGTTATCTTCTGAAATATACTTTTCGCACCTCTTAATTCTTGCGCCAGTCATAGCTTTGTCACCAGTTTCAACTAAAGTAACTTTCCATCCAACCTCTGGATGAGTTCTGTGGATTTTGATATTCTTATGACTACTCAAAGTCACTGTAAAATCTGAATTATAAAACTCATAATTAAGAAAATAATTTCTAATAACATCGCCTTTAAAACCCAGTGCTAAAACAAACTCCTTGAATCCATAATGAGCGTATATATTCATAATATGCCATAAAATTGGCTTCCCTCCAATCTCAACCATTGGCTTGGGCCGATATTCGGTCTCCTCTTTCAGTCTCATCCCAATTCCACCACAAAGGATTATTGTTTTCAATTTTCCTCCTTTTTATTTATAATTATAAAAAATAATAAAAGTTTGTCAAGTTTTTATTTATCAAAAGCTCTAAAAAGGTCATAGTTTTAAAACTTTGAGTAAGTTAAGGAGTCTAATCCTTAATGATAATCTCTCTTTTACACTTTATTCCGTGGCCTTCAATCTTAAATGCATCTACAGTAGAGCTCTCAAAGCGTGCAGGTGATATCGCCCTTTAGGTAGTATCACGGCTTCTTCTTTATGGTCCACATAAGATTAGCACTTAATAACCCTTTCAATATAAGAAACTTATAAACTCTCGAATCTCATTAGGAGTAAATATCACTATAGTGCCCACTTCATTGGACACGCGTATCATCTCTTTAACTAAATTTTCTTTCTGCTTATCAGTGATATGTTCAATAAAATCTGCAGCTACTATTTTATCAAAGAGATTCTCTTTGAGAGGTAAAGTTGTTGTTGCATCAGCTAATATAAATCTTACCTTATCTTCCATGTTATAATATTTACATAAATACTTAGCTACTTCAATTGATTTCATTGAATAATCGATACCTAATGCTTGAGCACCAAGTCTTGCCGAGTGATAAGTAAATGTTCCAATACCTCAGCCTACATCTAATATTTTCTCATCCGATTTAGGATTCAAGGCATTCAAGATGATCTCTATTCTTCGCCATAGGGGGAAAAGCCTTGTGGCTGGCAATAATCACCTATTTGAAATTGAAATGATTGAAGTGGTATCCGTTCGTCGTAATCACAAGCAGTAATATTTTCACCTTTCGGGCTCATTTCCTGCCTTAAAAGTTTTACGAATTTTTTTATCATTATCAAAACCTCTCAAAGCTCGTTCCATTCACTTTTTCCAACTCTCTTACATCAACCTCAATTCTCATAATAATCTTCGAAAATTGGAAAAATCTAATCCCTTTTTATACTCAGCCGTTTTTAGTTTTACCAATCTCATCTTTTATTCGTTGCTCCTCTGTAGCTAATGTGCCATTTGAGGATGATTTTCTCTGTCTGTCCCAGAGAATAGCAAGAGGTGCGTAGTAACTTATAGCAGAATTCACGCACACAAGGAATCCAACAATCCCGTCCAGAAAACCTCTTTTTATAATATACTTATGAAGAAAAGCTAAAAATGGTTTAAGACAAAGGTACCATACCCAATTATAATGTGTAACCTTCACTCCCTTTGTTTGATACTCTTCAGCAGTGAGAGACGAATATCTAACCATTTTTGTGAAATAAGATGCAAAACTATCACCTCCATAGTGAATAAAATGATTCTTTAATACTCCAACCTTGCCATGGGGCCGGAAAACATCAAGCA
The bacterium genome window above contains:
- a CDS encoding N-acetylneuraminate synthase family protein gives rise to the protein MKVRDNIFHNLFIFEMANNHMGSVEHGLRIIREIHKVSKNFDFNFGFKLQYRHLDTFIHPDFKNRTDIKYIKRFQETRLTENQFKRLKNEITNLGFVSICTPFDKNSVDLIEKHGFDIIKIGSCSFTDWPLLERIAKSDKPIIASTAGSSLDEIDKVVSFFQHREKQLAIMHCVGEYPTKAENLQLNQIDLFIKRYPDITVGFSTHEDPNNMDAIKIAIAKGASIFEKHVAVETDEFPKNAYSATPEQIAQWLKSANLAFQMCGICGERAKFTKKELADLRQFRRGVFASKRILKGERIDLSNTFFAFPNQDNQLVANDMSKYTEYNAEKDFNINEPIMFENVKVTETREKIYSIVQKVKKLLKKGKVIVPGKASLEISHHYGVDRFDEYGVTMITVVNREYCKKLIIVLPNQKHPEQYHKEKEETFVILYGDILLSLDGKEQKYSSGDVITIKRGVRHSFATKTGAIIEEISSTHYNEDSYYTDKTILKNKNRKTYLTYWME
- a CDS encoding class I SAM-dependent methyltransferase, translated to MGTFTYHSARLGAQALGIDYSMKSIEVAKYLCKYYNMEDKVRFILADATTTLPLKENLFDKIVAADFIEHITDKQKENLVKEMIRVSNEVGTIVIFTPNEIREFISFLY
- the rfbG gene encoding CDP-glucose 4,6-dehydratase, whose translation is MFNNSYKNKVVLVTGHTGFKGSWLSIWLKELGANVIGYALEPYTKDDNFVVTNLKEKITHIIGDVRDYKKLKAVFDKYKPEFVFHLAAQSLVIESYKNPRETYETNILGTVNIFEAAHQTNSVKVIINVTSDKCYDNKGWVWGYRENDPMGGYDPYSSSKGCSELVTAAYRNSFFNPQEFEKHAKSLSSVRSGNVIGGGDWRKHRIIPDCVRAFKKGEPIEVRNPDAIRPWQHVLEPLWGYLLLGSKMYEKPKKYCGAWNFGPNSDSIITVRKLVELFIKKYGQGSWRTAPDESPHEIKTLTLDINKARTYLNWSPIWSIEKCIEKTVEWYKKSDKDDLYDICVAQINDYISDMEKC
- a CDS encoding thiamine pyrophosphate-binding protein gives rise to the protein MNKKLIKLSDFVFNFIESIGVKHVFMLPGGACMHLVDSLGRNPNLDYICNLHEQACAIAADAYGQYTNNFGVALVTSGPGGTNTITGVAAAWLDSTSCIFISGQVKRSDMVGDRGVRQMGFQEIDIVRLVSPITKYAVTVKEPSTIRYHLEKATYLAKNRRPGPVWIDIPLDVQAMMIDEKKLVGFKPDEIEQPTNLDLLRQQVSKTIQLLNQSERPVMLVGNGVRLADGIEDFLKLIEILQVPVLTTWKAIDFIPETHKLFAGRPGAVGQRGANFSQQNSDFILIIGARLDFGQTGYNHRNFARGAKKVMVDIDSNEINKMDMPIDVPICSDAKAFIQEFIKQRDKIELIDRTNWLKKCKEWQAKYPVVLPEYWKQEGHVNNYVLVDVLSDEMSENDLLIPGSSGACSEVTMQAFRVKEGMRIFNSEGLGPMGFGIPASIGGCIASGRKRTVCIEGDGGFCLNMQELETVKRLNLPIKFFVLNNQGYASIRATQNNYFKGRLVASDPASGLTLPNVRKIADSFGIPSIQLNSHKDIREKVRQVLYMEGPVICEVVLSYEHVTAPKVSSYQKKDGSFVSRPLEDMAPFLDRKEFKENMLIPIIDDE
- a CDS encoding glycosyltransferase family protein; protein product: MPDAESLESDKGVTAILQARLGSTRLPGKVLLPLAGKPVIVHVYERIKHCMNIKKIIIATTINKRDEAIMRLFENLDVTIFRGREEDPLDRFFRAATKYNLQHIVRIMADCPVVEPNVVDAVITYYFRGNYDFCYLGGEFPTGLDVTVFSYPTLKKAWENTERPSDREHITPYMQRHPELFRIGCLELFKGLHHHRWVLDYEQDYRLLTEIYNELYEPDKIFTMKDILELFERRPEIAKLNARIPRTII
- the rfbF gene encoding glucose-1-phosphate cytidylyltransferase — its product is MKTIILCGGIGMRLKEETEYRPKPMVEIGGKPILWHIMNIYAHYGFKEFVLALGFKGDVIRNYFLNYEFYNSDFTVTLSSHKNIKIHRTHPEVGWKVTLVETGDKAMTGARIKRCEKYISEDNFMVTYGDGLGDVNLNKLVKFHMSHGAIGTLIGINPPTRWGELITKGNDVIEFREKPKVHGLEGDINGGFMVFRKELFKYLTSDDNCVFEKEPLERLAREKQLKVYHHDGFWQCMDTYRDYLLLNEIWESGKIPWQPSD